The DNA region CTGCAAAATTACTTTGTTTCTTCTCAATACCTTCACCAAGAACCCATCGGACAAACCGACGAATCTCTATCTTCTCTCCACACTTGGCCGTTAATTCACCTAAAAGGTCTTTTATCTTTTTGCCTTCATGTTCAGGTTTTACGGAAACTTGCTCTAACAAACATACCTCTTCATACCATTTATTTAATTTGCCTTCCGCAATTTTCTCGCAAACATTCTGAGGTTTACCCGTTTCTAAGGCTTGCTTAATATAAAGTTGTTTTTCTTCATTCAATACATTCTCAGGTATATCTTCTTTTGAAATCCACCGTGGTGCGGATGAACAAATCTGAAGGCATATATCTTTTACAAACGTTTGAAATTCGGCACCGCGAGCAACAAAGTCCGTTTCCGAATTGACTTCAACCAAAACACCTATCTTGCCACCCATGTGAACATACGAAGCAATAAGACCTTCCGCCGCTACACGATGTGCCCGTGAAGCAGCCTTCATTATTCCACGCTCACGCAACCATTTTACAGCCTTTTCCATATCGCCGTTACATTCGATAAGGGCTTTTTTGCAATCCATCATGGGTGCATTTGTTTGGTCTCTAAGTTGTTTTACATCACTCGCACTAATTGTCATCTTTTTTCTCCTGTATTAATTAAAATCTATTCCGTATGTTTATAACTAAAATTTTATTCAACTGCTGAGGTTTCCTGCTCGGTTACCTTCGACTCTTCCGCAGGAACTTCCTCTGCATCGGCTTCCTTTTCAGAACCTTCTTCCTGAGATGTCGACTCTATCACAACCTTAACATCTTCATCGGTTACTTTTTTAACTCTACGCGAAAGCGGTCGTACTTTTGCCTGAGATACTGGTCCTTTCTCCTTTATATTCTTACCCTCAAGAACAGCATCAGCAATAATCCGACAATACAAAGATACCGCACGAATAGCATCATCATTGCCCGGGATGGGTAAAGAAACTGCGTCTGGGTCCACATTTGTGTCAACAATCCCTATACATGGGATATTAAGCCTTGCCGCTTCTCGTACCGCAATTTCCTCATGCTTTGTGTCAATTACAAACACAATATCTGGAACCTCAGTCATATTAACAATACCACAAAGATTCTTCTCCAACTTTGCAATTCGTTTTCTCAACCGTATCCCTTCTTTCTTCCCATACTGGTCAATTTTACCTGTCTCTTCAAGGTATTTCAAACGCAATAGTTCAGCAATACTACTGCGAATAGTTTTGAAATTCGTTAAAGTTCCACCTAACCATCGGCTATTCACGTAAAACATGCCACAACGTTCTGCCTCCCTCTTAACAGCTTCCTGAGCCTGCCGTTTCGTTCCCACAAACAGCACCGTTCCCCCTTTAGAGACCGTATCACGCACAAGAGCATACGCTTTGTAAAGTTGTTTTAACGTGTGCTTTAAGTCAATGATATAAATCCCATTCTTTTCCCCATAGATATACCTCGCCATTTTCGGATTCCAACGACGAGATTGATGACCAAAGTGAACACCTACTTCCAATAGTTCACGGGGGGTAACAATAGTAGACATACTTTACTCCTTTTACTTTGGGTTAATTCCTCGGAGCCCACTTGAACTCATACATTCATGAGCACCCAAAATGGAGACAAGAGGCTCCTGTGTTTTTGTTAATTAAAAATAAAGAGGTTATAAGTATAACAAATCTACAAACTTAATATCAAAAAAAAATCAAAACAATTACGCAAATAAAGCAAGGATAAACGGCAACGGGAAAGTTATAGAAAAAATCACCTATTATATCTCTGGTATTTACCTGAGGGGGGCGAAGTTTTCAATAAGATTGATGACCTCTTTTTGACCCATTAACATAGCAAAATCTCTCGGAGTTAACCCATCCGCTTCAACTGCATGTATATACGGGTCAGCACCGTTTAAAAGTAACAGCTCTACAATAGGAGTATATCCGAAGAGACATGCCCAATGAAGTGGCGTCAATCCATAATGGCTTGTAGCATTTATATGTGAATAGGGCAGGAGAATACGAACAAGGTCTATTCTATTCATACGAACCGCAACATGCAAAGGAATTTCTCCCAAACTGTTTTTCTCATTAGGGTCTGAACCAAACTGTAGCAGACTCTCTACCGCTTCCTCCAAACCTAAGCGAACTGCTCGATGAAGCGGACTGATTTTGGAAGTGCTAACACCATGGTCCTCACAAAGTGTTGTAAGCATGATGTTAAATAGAACAGGATGGTTCGACAACGCAACTTTGTCCAGCGGGCTGTATAGTTTTTGTGCGATGCTGAATATATTCATAACCTATACTCCTTATAGTTTCCGGCGATTTTTATTTTAGGACAAAATAGGGTAAAGCAATATCCATGCCATAACATAAAACTCTTTCGTCTATATATAACTTATAGAATGACATAAATTTACAAAATCCATAATTTATGTCCAAAATATAGTTTTTCCATTTTTTTACACACGACTCGTCAAAATGACAAAAATCAGACAAAAACCACTATTTATAACTTTGTATTAAGTTGGCTATGAGGCTTCGTTATATGTATACTTAATGATGAATTTAATTACAGAAGGTTTATTCAAATGCATCAATTATATTTAAGTACATATAAGAAAAAGGTATTGACTGCCTCTATACTATTGATTCATCTTTCTTTATTATTGAGTGTTTTCAATATATCGTGTTTCAAAAAGGAGAGCCCAAACACCTCAGGCCCATCTCTTGATAATTTGTTTCAATCATGGTACACCATCTCAACATTACAAAAAGAAAATATTGATTATCTTACAGCATTACAAATATCACAAGAGATGATTTCCCGTTATGGAGACACCGCTATAAACCGACTTTTCCATGTTATTGAAGATGAACAAGAAAAACCAATGGCAAAAGTACTTGCAGTTATGAGTTTAACACCCTACCTAAAAGAAGACTGGGCAAATAAATTAATCCCACTAACCACACCAGAGAAGGAAGTAAATACACGCGTCTGTGCAATTAATCTATTAAGCCTCATCTTAACCCCGGACGTTACGAATCACTTAAAAACATTGGCTAATGATAAAGAACCAAGAGTACGTTTTGAAGTTTTGACAGCACTCTCCAAAAGAGGGGAATCGGAAGGATATAATAAAATAAATGAACTTTGGGATTTAGCCAAAGACAATTCTGAACAACGTGAACATATCTTACTTAGTATACCTCCAAACCAAATTCCCAACTTCATACATATTTTTCGTTTAGCAGTCCAGGATGAACAAATAACAAAATCCGTAAGGAGAGAAGCACTTATAAATCTGGGACGTTTTGGCAAAGAAGAAGATATCGACATTTTGAATAAAGTTGTTGAAAAAGAATCCGAAGGCGAATTAAGAGAATTGGCTCAGAGTGCAATTGATGCCATCAATGCACGAATACAACATAGTACATCCTCCTCAAATTCTTCAAATTAAACCAGAAGAGAAATTACCATTATTTTTGGTGTATAATATATAAAAAGGAAAGGAGAACTTTAAATATGCTGTTTCGCAAGAAACGGCCTTCCTGGCTTAAACAATTGCTAAAAAATCAGGAAATAAAAGAATCATTATCCACACCGGATAGTGAGACATTCTTAATAGAACGTGATATGATGTTAAAAGGAACGGATGTGCCGAGGGGCAATAAAATAGTTAAACAATTCGCAGTTATGGTCAATGGTGCTGTGCATGTAGTGACAAGTGGAGACAGGGTCAATCGCTCTGTATATAAAGCATTACTTGAAGCAGGTGCTATTATTCCTATCCCCGGCGTGGACATCAAACCACGCAACCTCAGCGAGGGAAATATAAGAATAGAAGATGATTCCGTTATAGACGATAATTCCATCCAATAAAACCTATCTATCTCTCCCCACTTAAATTATTTTATAAAAATCAAAGTTTCTTCCCCAAACACATAATTTTTTTGACAAAACGCTCATATTTTTATTATAATATAGTACGCATGAAAGCGTGGCGATAAATTATTGACAAAAATATTGTTATATCATTATTATTTTAATATGAATTAATCATACAAGATTTAACAGGTTTATGATGATTTAGGAGTTTGTCCTTATGCCATATACTCAGATAGAAAGAACACTTTTATTACACCCAGATGTTGTAGAAGTATGCACTATTGCAGTGCCAAAACCAACCAAGCAAAAAGAAGCGAAAGTATTCGTTGTATTAAGAGAAGGGGCAACCATAAATCCAGATGAGTTAATGAAGTTTTTGAAAAGTCAAGTAAATGGCCAATCTGA from Candidatus Hydrogenedens sp. includes:
- the tsf gene encoding translation elongation factor Ts, whose protein sequence is MTISASDVKQLRDQTNAPMMDCKKALIECNGDMEKAVKWLRERGIMKAASRAHRVAAEGLIASYVHMGGKIGVLVEVNSETDFVARGAEFQTFVKDICLQICSSAPRWISKEDIPENVLNEEKQLYIKQALETGKPQNVCEKIAEGKLNKWYEEVCLLEQVSVKPEHEGKKIKDLLGELTAKCGEKIEIRRFVRWVLGEGIEKKQSNFAEEVAAELAKASGKEA
- the rpsB gene encoding 30S ribosomal protein S2, which translates into the protein MSTIVTPRELLEVGVHFGHQSRRWNPKMARYIYGEKNGIYIIDLKHTLKQLYKAYALVRDTVSKGGTVLFVGTKRQAQEAVKREAERCGMFYVNSRWLGGTLTNFKTIRSSIAELLRLKYLEETGKIDQYGKKEGIRLRKRIAKLEKNLCGIVNMTEVPDIVFVIDTKHEEIAVREAARLNIPCIGIVDTNVDPDAVSLPIPGNDDAIRAVSLYCRIIADAVLEGKNIKEKGPVSQAKVRPLSRRVKKVTDEDVKVVIESTSQEEGSEKEADAEEVPAEESKVTEQETSAVE
- a CDS encoding ankyrin repeat domain-containing protein, encoding MNIFSIAQKLYSPLDKVALSNHPVLFNIMLTTLCEDHGVSTSKISPLHRAVRLGLEEAVESLLQFGSDPNEKNSLGEIPLHVAVRMNRIDLVRILLPYSHINATSHYGLTPLHWACLFGYTPIVELLLLNGADPYIHAVEADGLTPRDFAMLMGQKEVINLIENFAPLR
- a CDS encoding HEAT repeat domain-containing protein, with product MHQLYLSTYKKKVLTASILLIHLSLLLSVFNISCFKKESPNTSGPSLDNLFQSWYTISTLQKENIDYLTALQISQEMISRYGDTAINRLFHVIEDEQEKPMAKVLAVMSLTPYLKEDWANKLIPLTTPEKEVNTRVCAINLLSLILTPDVTNHLKTLANDKEPRVRFEVLTALSKRGESEGYNKINELWDLAKDNSEQREHILLSIPPNQIPNFIHIFRLAVQDEQITKSVRREALINLGRFGKEEDIDILNKVVEKESEGELRELAQSAIDAINARIQHSTSSSNSSN